The DNA sequence CGGTGTTGTCCGGCGGCAGATCTATGACCGGTTTGGTCATGCCCGTGTCCAGGGGTATTTCAAGGGAGTAGATTACGGCTATAAAAGAGGCGAATGGCCACCCGAGCTCGGGGAAAAGCTCGAAAGTGTGGGTGGACTTGCCCAGGATTTCATGGATACGAAGAGGGCTAGAAAGGTAGCCTGTCAGAACTGTGCTCAGCGGTGTCATCAGGTCTTTCGCTGTGCTGACGGGGACTTTGTCTTTATCAAGTGCATGTCCTGGGAGGCAGGCGTGCGGGCGAGCCGGTTGATTGACATGGACTTTGCCGTGGAATTCTACCAGCGCTGTGAAAAGTACGGAGTGGACAGTATATCGCTTCCTTACATAATTGCCTTCGCCATAAATCTGTACGAAAAAGGTATCCTGACCAGAGAGGATACCGGTGGTCTGCACTTGGAATGGGAAAACGCCGATGTGGCATTCTCGCTGCTGGAAAAAATTGTGCGGCGGGAAGGTATCGGTGATGTGCTGGCTGACGGTATTTACCGGGCAGCCCGGCGGATTGGCCGGGGAGCTGAAGAACTGGCTGCCCATACCAAGAAAATTGAGAGCGGGGCTATCAGAAGAAAAGGTCCGGCTAATATAGGAAATATTAGTTCGCTGATTAATGACAAGGGCGATTCGACCAAGCTTATCGGCTCCTGGTCTGATTCCTACTGGGAACGGGCTGCTGTTGACGACCACAAAGCCAGGGAGGCGTACTTGAAGTCGGTATACTATCACTACCCTGAAGAATTCAAAAAGTACCTCATTTCTGAATCGGGGAATGGTGAAGATGATTATGAGGGAGTCTGTCTCTTTATGTCCCATCAGGAGGAGACCTATACTCTGGCTGATGCTAGCGGGCTCTGTTATTACTGGGTGGGGCATCATCCCTCACCGCCTATCGGCAGCCGTGCCCTGATCGCCGGGCTGATATCGGCGGCTACAGGGATGGATGTTGATGAAGCCGGGGCTACGGAACTGGCCAGGAGAACTGTTAACCTGGTCAGGGCCTACAATGTCCGGGCCGGCATCAGGAGAAAGGATGATAGCATACCCGGTATGCCGGACTATCCTTTATTCACCAAAGCGGTTGACAAGTGGTACGAATTGAAGGGATGGGGTAGCGACGGTATTCCGACGGCGGAAACACTGGAAGCCCTGGGTCTGGATGATGTGCGGCAGGAACTGGAACAAAGAGGGATACTGGCCCCGTCGCCTGTTCCCGTATCGTAACTTAACAGACCGGTGACGGGTTTCAGGCAGAGGCACTCATCAGTTTTGATGAGCATACCATCTTAAAAGGCATTACTCAGATAAAATAAAAGAGGTAGATAATGTTCTACGGATGGGCCGGGGCTAATTTAGAAGTCGATTTATCCCGCGGAAAGCTCAAAAAGGTAGCCGCCGACCCGAAAGTACTCGAATCCTGTCTCGGGGGACTGGGGACGAACGCCCGGATACTCTGGGATAGAGTCCCTCCCGAGGTTGATGCTTTTTCCCCCGGTAATTTGTTGATATTCGGCACCGGCGTGCTCACCGGCACCCCCGCCCCCGCTTTTAATAAAACTGTCGTTTCCTTCAAATCCCCGGTGACTGATATGGTTGCCATCAGCACCCTCGGCGGGTTCTGGGGGCCGGCTCTCAAATCGGCCGGTTATGATACACTGACTGTTTCCGGGAGGTCTGACAAACCCGTATATTTATGGATAAACGATGACCGGGTGGAACTGCGGGACGCGCGTCATCTCTGGGGTAAAAATTGTCCGCAAACTGAAAAGATACTCCGGCAGGAGTTGCAAGCGGACGATATTGAAATCCTCTACATCGGTCCGGCGGGTGAGAATGAGGTCTTTGCTGCCAGTATTGAAGGTACCAGCGCCGCCAGCGCCAGCCGTGGTGGGGCGGGGGCGGTCATGGGGAATAAAAAGCTGAAGGCGATAGCCGTCCGCGGTACCAAGGATATTAATCTGGCTGACGGCGCCAGGCTCATCGAGCTCAGTGAGCAAATCCTGCATAAGACGGGGCCCGGCGGTATGGCGTCACGGGATAATGTGGTCGGGGCGACAACTATCAGTCTGGTCAACCGGAACCTGTGGGCGGTAGACTTTTACGGGGCTGATGTGCCCGCGGCTGTCCAGGAGAAGGTCAAAGACATACCGAGAACTGTTGCCGGTTTTGCGCGAAAGTTCCGGACCCGGCAGGTATCCTGCTATAACTGTCCGAGCAAATGCAAATGAGTGTTTCCACAGCCGGATGGGGAAGGT is a window from the Dehalococcoidales bacterium genome containing:
- a CDS encoding aldehyde ferredoxin oxidoreductase N-terminal domain-containing protein, with the protein product MFYGWAGANLEVDLSRGKLKKVAADPKVLESCLGGLGTNARILWDRVPPEVDAFSPGNLLIFGTGVLTGTPAPAFNKTVVSFKSPVTDMVAISTLGGFWGPALKSAGYDTLTVSGRSDKPVYLWINDDRVELRDARHLWGKNCPQTEKILRQELQADDIEILYIGPAGENEVFAASIEGTSAASASRGGAGAVMGNKKLKAIAVRGTKDINLADGARLIELSEQILHKTGPGGMASRDNVVGATTISLVNRNLWAVDFYGADVPAAVQEKVKDIPRTVAGFARKFRTRQVSCYNCPSKCK
- a CDS encoding aldehyde ferredoxin oxidoreductase C-terminal domain-containing protein, yielding DKRLKAIVVHGTRDVNVADPARLVELSQTILERTGVVRRQIYDRFGHARVQGYFKGVDYGYKRGEWPPELGEKLESVGGLAQDFMDTKRARKVACQNCAQRCHQVFRCADGDFVFIKCMSWEAGVRASRLIDMDFAVEFYQRCEKYGVDSISLPYIIAFAINLYEKGILTREDTGGLHLEWENADVAFSLLEKIVRREGIGDVLADGIYRAARRIGRGAEELAAHTKKIESGAIRRKGPANIGNISSLINDKGDSTKLIGSWSDSYWERAAVDDHKAREAYLKSVYYHYPEEFKKYLISESGNGEDDYEGVCLFMSHQEETYTLADASGLCYYWVGHHPSPPIGSRALIAGLISAATGMDVDEAGATELARRTVNLVRAYNVRAGIRRKDDSIPGMPDYPLFTKAVDKWYELKGWGSDGIPTAETLEALGLDDVRQELEQRGILAPSPVPVS